Proteins encoded within one genomic window of Companilactobacillus zhachilii:
- a CDS encoding LCP family protein: MKKLKIFSVIIGLILVVVLAIGGLFVYRTQQSLNSLNTNKNSVSKKIDQSKPFSILLLGADTGTDGRVDRGNSDTMMLLTLNPAKKKTVAYSIPRDALAEMIGDSPKNVQKINAAYNIGLSKMAKSTVGNLLGVPVDYHVAINMEALEKTVDFVDGVTIKSPMNVSFDGVTIPKGTHHLNGKEALTYARMRYQDPRGDYGRQVRQQQILRAVVKKLEQPKYIVKVPDLIKKLGNDINTDLTTSEIDQLILKYHSSASKMEFNQIQGKTAWINESSYQILPTDTMQNASNKLRDNLGLEQQTLDNTETRLNAKNKTFFANEDDINYNTFDLDTVHYTENTY, from the coding sequence ATGAAAAAATTAAAAATATTTTCTGTTATTATTGGTTTGATTTTAGTGGTTGTTTTAGCTATTGGTGGTTTGTTTGTTTATCGAACTCAGCAATCATTGAATTCTTTAAATACTAATAAGAATAGTGTTTCAAAAAAGATTGATCAGAGTAAGCCTTTTTCCATTTTATTATTAGGGGCTGATACTGGGACTGATGGTCGTGTGGACCGTGGAAACTCGGATACGATGATGCTTTTGACGCTCAATCCAGCCAAGAAGAAGACGGTGGCTTATTCGATCCCACGTGATGCTTTAGCTGAAATGATTGGTGACAGTCCCAAAAATGTTCAAAAAATCAATGCAGCTTATAATATTGGCCTATCAAAGATGGCTAAAAGTACTGTTGGTAATTTGCTAGGAGTACCTGTTGATTATCATGTGGCTATTAATATGGAAGCTTTGGAGAAAACCGTTGATTTTGTTGATGGCGTGACAATAAAAAGTCCAATGAATGTTTCATTTGATGGGGTAACTATCCCTAAGGGGACCCACCATTTGAATGGTAAAGAGGCTTTGACATATGCTCGGATGCGTTATCAAGATCCTCGAGGCGATTATGGACGTCAAGTTCGTCAGCAACAAATTCTTCGAGCAGTCGTTAAAAAGCTTGAACAACCAAAATATATCGTGAAAGTGCCTGATTTAATTAAGAAATTGGGTAACGATATTAATACTGATTTAACGACCTCTGAAATTGATCAACTAATTTTGAAGTATCACAGCAGTGCTAGCAAAATGGAATTCAATCAAATCCAAGGGAAAACAGCTTGGATAAATGAGAGCTCGTATCAAATTTTGCCAACAGATACGATGCAAAATGCTTCAAATAAATTACGTGATAATCTGGGCTTAGAACAACAAACTTTAGATAATACCGAAACACGTTTGAATGCCAAAAATAAAACATTTTTTGCTAATGAAGATGATATTAATTACAATACTTTCGATTTAGATACAGTTCATTACACAGAAAATACATATTAA
- a CDS encoding glycoside hydrolase family 1 protein, producing MTNKLPEDFFWGSSTSSMQTEGAWNIDGKGKSVYDIKEATENTSDWHDAIDEYHRYEEDINLMANQGMNFYRFQISWSRVDPDGDGNFNEAGIEFYDKLINALLKRNITPMICLYHFDMPLKLAEKYNGFLSRPVVSAFVRYGTEMVKRFGDRVKYWITFNEQNLYHTSEVFKISGYMKGDQTIDEMYQISHHVMLAHAGVANYIHQKTDCLIGGMLAYSEVYPATPNPRDVLYARQINEFLNRNLLDAFVYGRYSHEVMTYIKNHKIEMDYQLNDDEALIQVTSDFLAFSYYRSETISADEVPDGTVPNLYLDYGAKENPFLQTSEFGWQIDPLGFRDILTKVYNDYCVPMFPIENGLGVREKYDGSEIQDDYRINYMRDHIQAMKDAILEDGVEVLGYLGWGLIDIPSSSGNMDKRYGTVYVDRTNHDLKKMERIPKKSYWWLKQVIESNGADLDNLTPAAVDS from the coding sequence ATGACGAATAAATTGCCAGAGGATTTCTTTTGGGGAAGCTCTACTTCTAGTATGCAAACTGAGGGTGCTTGGAATATAGATGGTAAAGGAAAATCTGTTTATGACATTAAAGAAGCAACCGAAAATACTTCTGATTGGCATGATGCGATTGACGAATATCACCGTTATGAAGAGGATATCAATTTGATGGCTAACCAAGGAATGAACTTTTATCGGTTCCAAATTTCTTGGAGTCGGGTTGATCCGGATGGCGATGGCAACTTTAATGAAGCGGGAATTGAGTTTTATGATAAGTTGATCAATGCATTATTGAAACGTAATATTACGCCAATGATTTGTCTGTATCATTTTGACATGCCGTTAAAATTAGCTGAAAAGTACAATGGCTTTTTGTCACGACCAGTGGTGAGTGCTTTTGTCAGATATGGTACGGAAATGGTCAAACGTTTTGGTGATCGAGTTAAATATTGGATTACCTTTAATGAACAAAATTTATATCACACGAGTGAAGTTTTCAAAATATCTGGTTATATGAAAGGTGACCAAACGATTGATGAAATGTATCAAATTAGTCACCATGTCATGTTGGCCCATGCAGGAGTTGCTAATTATATTCATCAAAAAACTGACTGTTTAATTGGTGGAATGTTGGCTTATAGCGAAGTTTATCCTGCTACACCAAATCCTAGGGATGTGTTATATGCCCGCCAAATCAATGAATTTTTAAATCGTAACTTATTAGATGCTTTCGTTTATGGTCGCTACTCACATGAAGTAATGACCTATATTAAAAATCACAAAATTGAGATGGACTACCAATTAAATGACGATGAGGCTTTGATTCAAGTTACATCAGACTTTTTAGCATTTAGTTATTATCGTAGTGAAACAATTAGTGCCGATGAAGTGCCAGATGGAACAGTCCCTAATCTATATTTGGATTATGGTGCTAAAGAAAATCCATTTTTACAAACGTCAGAGTTTGGTTGGCAAATTGATCCATTAGGTTTCCGAGATATTTTGACCAAAGTTTATAATGATTATTGTGTGCCAATGTTTCCAATCGAAAATGGTCTTGGCGTGCGTGAGAAGTATGACGGTTCGGAAATCCAAGATGATTATCGAATTAATTATATGCGCGACCACATCCAAGCAATGAAGGATGCCATTTTAGAAGATGGTGTTGAAGTATTAGGATACTTAGGTTGGGGATTGATTGACATTCCTAGTTCTAGCGGTAATATGGATAAACGCTATGGAACAGTTTATGTTGACCGAACTAATCATGATTTGAAAAAGATGGAGAGAATTCCTAAAAAGAGCTATTGGTGGTTGAAACAAGTTATTGAAAGTAATGGCGCTGATTTAGACAATTTGACTCCAGCTGCGGTTGATAGTTAA
- a CDS encoding helix-turn-helix domain-containing protein, giving the protein MSIRDYINVKRIQEAQRILLTSNTSIGEISQELNFYDAADFSRRFKREIGMTPLEYRQQHSEID; this is encoded by the coding sequence ATGTCCATTCGTGATTATATTAACGTCAAACGAATTCAGGAAGCTCAACGAATATTATTAACGAGCAATACGTCAATTGGAGAAATTTCTCAAGAGCTAAACTTTTATGATGCGGCTGATTTTTCGCGGCGATTTAAACGTGAAATAGGGATGACACCGCTAGAATATCGCCAACAGCATAGTGAAATTGATTAA
- the sdaAB gene encoding L-serine ammonia-lyase, iron-sulfur-dependent subunit beta produces the protein MKDIRFKSVFDIIGPVMVGPSSSHTAGAARIGKVVHDIFGEKPDKITIDLYESFAKTYRGHGTDVAIVGGLLGMEPDDEHLADSLKIAYEQGIKVAFVPKSDKVDHPNTAKITLVKGDHELSVTGVSIGGGNIQISEINGFKMSLSLGTPTYITVHQDIAGMIAKVTDVFLNFNINIGTMTVTRASKGEKAIMIIEVDERRDRPEILEKLKALPHVDNATYFE, from the coding sequence ATGAAGGATATACGTTTTAAGAGTGTTTTTGACATTATTGGACCAGTAATGGTTGGACCCAGTAGTTCACATACTGCTGGAGCTGCCAGAATTGGAAAGGTGGTCCATGATATCTTTGGTGAAAAGCCAGATAAAATTACGATTGATTTATATGAATCTTTTGCCAAAACTTACCGTGGCCATGGGACTGACGTTGCCATTGTCGGTGGTCTTTTAGGTATGGAGCCAGATGATGAGCATTTGGCAGATTCGCTAAAGATTGCTTATGAACAAGGTATCAAAGTGGCTTTTGTACCAAAAAGTGACAAAGTCGATCATCCAAATACAGCTAAGATAACGCTAGTTAAAGGCGACCATGAATTATCCGTGACAGGCGTTTCAATCGGTGGCGGTAATATTCAAATTTCTGAAATCAATGGATTTAAGATGTCTCTTAGCTTGGGAACACCGACCTATATTACGGTTCATCAAGATATTGCGGGAATGATTGCAAAAGTAACTGATGTTTTCTTAAACTTTAATATCAATATTGGAACAATGACGGTTACTAGAGCTTCAAAAGGTGAAAAAGCAATTATGATTATCGAAGTTGATGAACGTCGTGATCGACCAGAAATTTTGGAGAAACTCAAAGCTTTGCCTCATGTCGATAATGCAACATATTTTGAATAA
- a CDS encoding C69 family dipeptidase, producing MRQHTHMACTSIMVGKKAAMDGVNYIARNEDNFVANWPKRFIVQVAAKNRHETYTSPYNKLSVELPENGYRYTASPDANQDEGWYEEDGINEKNVGMSATESVTANEKVLAYDPLIENGVAEDSITTLVLPYIDSARDGVKYLGNLIAKYGSTESNGVEFFDENEIWYMELATGHHWVAIRIPDDCYVIAANQIGIETIDFNDPDNYMWSDGIQEFVSENDLNPDTDSWNFRHIFGTSTKQDRHYNTPRVWYGQKVLNPSTEQDPESNDLPFLRKPEKKISIEDIQYILASHYNETKYDPIGSGSEEDKKRYRAISLSRTANSHILQLRDSKKTAANAVEWKALGIPSFTPYVPFFTNADDIDESYSYVPEKLDMKSAYWMYETLSMIVESHYSDFATDNLDYQKELASWARRKLAEVDKATKGMTGQELTDYLTEQNYQIAKHFNNATRDHIADLITKGTELSKLTFKMDPNL from the coding sequence ATGAGACAACATACACATATGGCTTGTACATCAATTATGGTCGGTAAAAAAGCTGCAATGGACGGTGTGAATTACATTGCCCGTAATGAGGATAATTTTGTAGCCAACTGGCCTAAGCGTTTTATCGTGCAAGTTGCAGCAAAGAATCGCCATGAAACTTACACATCACCTTACAATAAATTGAGTGTTGAGTTACCAGAAAATGGCTATCGTTATACCGCTTCACCCGATGCCAATCAAGATGAGGGTTGGTATGAAGAAGATGGTATCAATGAAAAGAATGTTGGTATGAGTGCCACTGAGAGTGTGACAGCAAATGAAAAAGTTTTGGCATATGATCCATTGATTGAAAATGGTGTCGCCGAAGATTCGATTACCACCTTAGTTTTGCCATATATCGATTCAGCACGTGACGGCGTAAAATACTTAGGAAACTTGATTGCTAAGTATGGTTCGACTGAAAGTAACGGAGTAGAGTTTTTTGATGAAAATGAAATTTGGTATATGGAATTAGCTACGGGACATCACTGGGTGGCTATTAGAATTCCGGATGATTGTTACGTTATAGCGGCTAATCAAATTGGAATTGAAACGATTGATTTCAATGATCCTGACAATTACATGTGGTCAGATGGTATCCAAGAATTTGTTAGCGAAAACGATTTGAACCCTGATACCGATAGTTGGAATTTCCGCCATATCTTTGGAACAAGCACCAAACAAGACCGTCATTACAACACCCCACGTGTTTGGTATGGTCAAAAAGTTTTGAATCCTTCAACTGAACAAGACCCTGAATCAAATGATTTACCATTCTTGAGAAAACCAGAGAAGAAAATTTCTATAGAAGATATCCAATATATTTTGGCATCACATTATAACGAAACAAAATATGATCCAATTGGTAGCGGTAGTGAAGAAGACAAGAAACGTTATCGGGCTATTTCATTATCAAGAACAGCAAATTCCCATATTTTGCAATTACGAGATTCTAAGAAAACAGCCGCTAATGCAGTGGAATGGAAAGCATTAGGAATCCCAAGTTTCACACCATACGTACCATTCTTTACTAATGCAGATGATATTGATGAATCATACAGTTACGTGCCAGAAAAGTTGGATATGAAGAGCGCTTATTGGATGTATGAGACCTTATCAATGATTGTTGAAAGCCATTATAGCGACTTTGCGACCGATAATTTAGATTATCAAAAAGAATTAGCTTCATGGGCTAGAAGAAAATTGGCCGAAGTTGATAAAGCAACAAAAGGAATGACAGGCCAAGAATTGACAGATTACTTAACCGAGCAAAATTATCAAATAGCCAAACATTTTAACAATGCAACGAGGGACCATATTGCAGATTTAATTACCAAGGGAACTGAATTGTCGAAGTTGACATTTAAGATGGATCCAAATCTGTAG
- the tdcB gene encoding bifunctional threonine ammonia-lyase/L-serine ammonia-lyase TdcB, whose translation MKLEQRFDNPVTLHDIKKAAKLIHQVGRVTPLIQSMFLSRDVTGGEVYLKLENMQLTGSFKFRGAFNKINHLSAAEKARGVITASAGNHAQGVALTSKLLGIKAIVVMPKGAPLAKQQATSGYGAEVILHGDTFDEAHQFMEEEATKSGYTIVDPYDDVDVIAGQGSIGLEILNQLADVDTVIVPVGGGGLISGIATAIKTVNPAIHLIGVQSEKVHGMTASYQANEITTFGAGKTLADGTAVATPGKITFPITKHLVDEMILVNEDEIATAMKDLLQRAKVVAEGAGALPTAALEAHKIDSCWLENKKIVALVSGGNVDLEQVATNIDQFV comes from the coding sequence ATGAAACTGGAACAACGATTTGATAATCCGGTTACTCTGCACGATATTAAAAAAGCGGCAAAATTGATTCATCAAGTTGGGCGAGTGACGCCTTTGATTCAATCAATGTTTTTAAGTCGAGATGTAACTGGTGGTGAGGTGTATTTGAAGCTTGAGAATATGCAACTGACCGGTTCATTTAAATTTCGCGGTGCTTTTAATAAGATTAATCATTTAAGTGCGGCCGAAAAAGCTCGTGGCGTTATTACTGCTTCTGCGGGTAATCATGCTCAAGGGGTGGCTTTGACGTCTAAATTGTTAGGAATTAAAGCCATCGTTGTCATGCCAAAGGGTGCTCCTTTAGCAAAACAGCAAGCTACTTCTGGCTATGGAGCTGAAGTTATTTTACATGGTGATACCTTTGATGAGGCACATCAATTTATGGAGGAGGAAGCCACTAAGAGCGGTTATACCATTGTTGATCCATATGATGATGTTGATGTCATCGCTGGTCAGGGTTCAATAGGATTGGAAATTTTGAACCAGCTGGCAGATGTAGATACAGTGATTGTTCCCGTTGGTGGCGGTGGCTTAATCTCAGGTATTGCAACAGCCATCAAAACTGTTAACCCCGCAATTCATTTAATTGGCGTGCAATCAGAAAAGGTTCACGGAATGACAGCATCCTATCAAGCTAATGAAATTACAACCTTTGGGGCAGGAAAAACTTTGGCTGATGGGACGGCAGTAGCGACGCCTGGAAAAATCACTTTTCCCATTACGAAACACTTGGTGGACGAAATGATTTTGGTCAATGAAGATGAAATTGCCACGGCAATGAAAGATTTATTGCAGCGAGCTAAAGTCGTTGCAGAAGGTGCAGGAGCACTACCCACAGCAGCATTAGAAGCACATAAAATTGATTCTTGTTGGCTTGAAAATAAGAAAATTGTGGCGTTAGTTTCTGGCGGTAATGTTGATCTTGAACAAGTTGCAACAAATATTGATCAGTTTGTGTGA
- a CDS encoding C69 family dipeptidase, with amino-acid sequence MTELDRFEASACTSIMVGKKASMDGATYISRNEDRMLAIEPKRVIVQPAVSGRHETYVSPYNKMTAPYPESGYRYTATPSTNQKTAGPNEEDGFNEKNVGMSATESVYANEKVLAFDPYVKNGLAEDSLATLVLPYIDSARDGVKYLGDLVAKYGSAEGNGLQFNDKNEVWYMEVVTGHQWVAVRIPDDCYAVAANQVAIQDIDFNDPENYMWADGIQEFVSENDLNPDFDRWDFRHIFGTDTEQDHHYNTPRVWFAQRYLNPSIEQDPESPEIPFIRKAEKKIAVEDIQYILKSHYNETKYDPMGSGSDHDKRTYRAISLSRTANSHILQMRDSDKNGAAGVEWTGFGIPSFCPHVPFFTNANDIDESYSYTPDKLDMKSAYWMYETLAMVVESHYKEFVEPNLDYQKELSSWARRKIAEVDKKAVTMRGDALTDYLTEQNKEIIKHYNDATKAHIADLITKGTELSKLTFKMDPNL; translated from the coding sequence ATGACAGAACTCGATCGATTTGAAGCATCAGCTTGTACATCAATTATGGTAGGAAAAAAAGCTTCCATGGACGGAGCAACGTATATTTCTAGAAACGAAGACCGTATGTTGGCTATTGAACCTAAACGTGTCATCGTTCAACCAGCTGTTTCTGGACGCCATGAAACTTATGTCTCACCTTATAACAAAATGACTGCACCTTATCCAGAAAGTGGTTACCGCTATACTGCAACGCCAAGCACTAACCAAAAGACTGCTGGTCCTAATGAGGAAGATGGGTTTAATGAGAAAAACGTTGGAATGAGTGCAACTGAAAGTGTCTATGCTAATGAAAAAGTTTTAGCATTTGATCCATATGTTAAAAATGGTCTAGCTGAAGATTCTTTGGCAACCTTAGTTTTGCCATATATTGATTCAGCACGTGACGGTGTGAAGTATTTAGGTGATTTAGTTGCTAAATATGGTTCCGCTGAAGGTAATGGATTGCAATTCAACGATAAAAACGAAGTTTGGTATATGGAAGTTGTTACCGGACATCAGTGGGTTGCCGTTCGAATCCCTGATGACTGTTACGCTGTGGCTGCCAATCAAGTGGCTATTCAGGATATCGATTTTAATGACCCAGAAAATTATATGTGGGCTGATGGAATTCAAGAATTTGTTAGTGAAAATGATTTGAACCCTGATTTTGACCGTTGGGACTTTAGACACATTTTTGGAACAGATACAGAGCAAGATCACCATTACAATACGCCAAGAGTTTGGTTTGCCCAACGTTATTTGAACCCATCAATTGAACAAGACCCAGAATCACCAGAAATACCTTTTATCAGAAAAGCTGAGAAGAAGATTGCAGTAGAAGATATCCAATATATTTTGAAGTCCCACTATAATGAAACAAAATATGACCCAATGGGAAGTGGCTCCGACCATGATAAACGAACATATCGTGCCATTTCATTATCAAGAACCGCTAACTCACACATTTTACAAATGAGAGATTCAGATAAGAATGGAGCTGCTGGAGTAGAATGGACTGGATTTGGAATCCCAAGCTTCTGCCCCCACGTACCATTTTTCACCAATGCCAATGATATTGACGAATCCTACAGCTATACACCAGATAAATTAGATATGAAGAGCGCCTATTGGATGTACGAAACCTTAGCAATGGTCGTAGAATCACATTACAAAGAATTCGTAGAGCCAAACCTCGATTATCAAAAAGAGTTGTCATCATGGGCCAGAAGAAAGATTGCTGAAGTAGACAAGAAAGCAGTCACAATGAGAGGCGATGCATTGACAGATTACTTAACAGAACAAAATAAAGAAATCATCAAACATTATAACGACGCAACAAAAGCCCATATTGCAGATTTGATTACAAAAGGAACCGAATTGTCGAAGTTAACATTTAAGATGGATCCAAATCTGTAG
- a CDS encoding AraC family transcriptional regulator, with the protein MEQDLQYTQYLDSMRSYTERNQADKALILIGYVERDFIRFYRAGRVEEGIQFAQENLARSKSLLNKLKPEEKVAQLHALVDILSFEGIQNHVEIYDFVQLRTKYHEKLVGLPVTQEKYIPLMRKIAEDFGELTKKDGLSYSYRLESTLDVIYYVNSHLRQKLTVKDVLSHVTNRCNTNVVQQGFNIEM; encoded by the coding sequence GTGGAACAGGATTTACAATACACGCAATATTTAGATTCGATGCGCTCATATACTGAACGCAATCAAGCAGATAAAGCATTAATTCTAATTGGCTATGTAGAGCGAGATTTTATCCGCTTCTACCGAGCGGGACGAGTTGAAGAAGGAATTCAGTTTGCTCAAGAGAACTTAGCACGTTCCAAGTCTTTGCTGAATAAATTGAAACCCGAGGAAAAAGTGGCACAACTCCATGCTTTGGTCGATATTTTGTCATTCGAAGGTATTCAAAATCATGTCGAGATTTATGATTTTGTTCAATTACGAACAAAGTACCATGAAAAATTGGTTGGTTTACCAGTAACACAGGAAAAGTACATTCCACTTATGAGAAAAATAGCTGAGGATTTTGGAGAATTAACAAAAAAAGATGGCTTGTCGTATTCCTATCGCTTGGAATCAACGCTAGATGTTATTTATTATGTTAATTCACATTTACGACAAAAATTAACCGTTAAAGATGTTTTGTCACACGTAACTAATCGTTGCAATACAAACGTTGTCCAACAAGGATTTAACATTGAGATGTAG
- the sdaAA gene encoding L-serine ammonia-lyase, iron-sulfur-dependent, subunit alpha produces MFYTIKELVEKSANYDSVADLMVQTEMENTSRSKEFIRSQMERNLEVMEKSIKQGIAGVKSVTGLTGGDAKLMDTYIKKGDFLSGEPILEAVRNAVAVNEVNAKMGLICATPTAGSAGVLAGVLVATRDRLHLTRDQQVDFLFTAGAFGLVIANNSSIAGAEGGCQAEVGSAAAMASAALVCAKGGTAQQAAEAISITLQNMMGLVCDPVAGLVEVPCVKRNALGSSQAMISADMALAGIKSVIPVDEVVEAMHKVGQQMPSIFKETAEGGLATTPTALKLKKEIFGD; encoded by the coding sequence ATGTTTTATACAATTAAGGAATTAGTTGAAAAAAGTGCCAATTATGATTCAGTTGCTGACTTGATGGTTCAAACTGAGATGGAAAATACTAGTCGCAGTAAAGAGTTTATTCGTTCGCAAATGGAACGTAATTTGGAAGTTATGGAAAAATCAATTAAACAAGGTATTGCTGGAGTTAAATCCGTAACCGGTTTGACTGGTGGGGATGCAAAATTGATGGATACTTATATTAAAAAAGGTGATTTTTTAAGTGGTGAACCAATTTTGGAAGCCGTTCGTAACGCTGTGGCGGTCAATGAAGTTAATGCCAAAATGGGCTTAATTTGTGCTACACCGACAGCCGGTAGTGCCGGAGTTTTGGCCGGAGTGCTAGTGGCGACAAGGGATAGGCTTCATTTAACACGTGATCAACAAGTTGATTTTCTCTTTACGGCGGGAGCATTTGGATTGGTTATTGCTAACAATTCATCAATCGCTGGAGCTGAAGGTGGTTGTCAGGCTGAAGTCGGTTCGGCTGCTGCCATGGCCTCGGCTGCTTTAGTTTGTGCTAAGGGTGGAACGGCCCAACAAGCTGCTGAAGCAATTTCCATCACACTTCAAAATATGATGGGACTTGTTTGTGATCCTGTGGCTGGTTTAGTTGAAGTACCTTGTGTTAAACGAAATGCCCTTGGTTCTTCACAAGCAATGATTTCGGCCGACATGGCTTTAGCAGGAATTAAGAGTGTTATTCCAGTTGATGAAGTTGTTGAAGCAATGCACAAAGTTGGGCAACAGATGCCTTCCATTTTTAAGGAAACCGCTGAAGGTGGTTTAGCTACAACACCAACAGCTTTGAAATTGAAAAAAGAAATTTTTGGAGATTAG
- a CDS encoding GntR family transcriptional regulator: protein MAYKYKEVANTLRVQIQNGKYEPGELMPDQNQIAKKFNTTRITVHKALQLLMVEGMVYSKRGSGTYVRKDYVPNQHSDNFGKVSPIDKPFGATMTNQGKKVTSKVLELSARIPTTEEANKLIIQPTEPVYVIRRVRYVNGKIFAYEHTIMPTAITTLTEEILEKSIYGHLQQEGLSIEGTHRIVRADKADETDVETGIAKKIGEPVLVINQLSYLDDGQPFEISESRFPYQTSRLTADITL, encoded by the coding sequence ATGGCATACAAATATAAGGAAGTTGCGAACACCTTAAGAGTTCAAATTCAAAACGGCAAATATGAACCGGGTGAACTGATGCCCGATCAAAATCAAATTGCTAAAAAGTTCAATACAACACGAATTACTGTCCACAAAGCACTCCAATTATTGATGGTTGAAGGTATGGTCTATTCAAAACGTGGCTCTGGCACCTATGTTCGTAAAGACTATGTCCCTAACCAACACAGCGATAATTTTGGAAAAGTTTCACCAATCGACAAACCTTTCGGGGCTACCATGACCAATCAAGGTAAAAAAGTTACTAGTAAAGTTTTAGAATTATCAGCACGCATTCCTACTACTGAAGAAGCTAATAAACTAATTATTCAGCCAACTGAGCCCGTCTACGTCATCCGCCGTGTTCGTTACGTTAATGGAAAAATATTTGCTTATGAACATACAATTATGCCCACAGCAATCACAACCTTAACTGAAGAAATTTTGGAAAAATCAATCTACGGTCACCTACAACAAGAAGGACTAAGTATTGAAGGAACCCACCGAATCGTTCGTGCCGATAAAGCCGACGAAACTGACGTTGAAACCGGCATTGCTAAAAAAATTGGTGAACCCGTACTGGTTATTAACCAATTAAGCTATCTTGATGATGGTCAGCCATTTGAAATTTCTGAATCACGTTTTCCTTACCAGACAAGTCGCTTAACGGCTGATATTACATTGTAA